A genomic region of Chlorobaculum parvum NCIB 8327 contains the following coding sequences:
- the dnaK gene encoding molecular chaperone DnaK: MGKIIGIDLGTTNSCVAVMQGTQPTVIENSEGYRTTPSMVAFTKTGERLIGQAAKRQAVTNPKNTIFSIKRFMGRKYDEVPNEKKFASYDVVNEGGDARVKIGEKSYSPQEISAMILQKMKQTAEDFLGEKVTEAVITVPAYFNDAQRQATKDAGKIAGLEVKRIINEPTAAALAYGLDKKKENEKVAVFDLGGGTFDISILELGDGVFEVKSTDGDTHLGGDDFDQVIIDYLADEFKKQEGIDLRKDAIALQRLKEAAEKAKIELSSRTDTEINLPFITATQEGPKHLVINLTRAKFEAMSATLFDKVLEPCRRALKNSKLDMKEIDEVVLVGGSSRIPKVQALVKEFFGKEPNKSVNPDEVVAIGAAIQGGVLQGDVTDVLLLDVTPLSLGIETLGGVMTKLIEANSTIPTRKQETFSTAADNQTSVEVHVLQGERPMASDNKTLGRFHLGDIPPAPRGIPQIEVTFDIDANGILNVSAKDKATGKEQSIKIEASGKLTEAEIEKMKEDAKAHADEDQKRKEEIDLKNSADSLIFSTEKQLSELGDKLPADKKAEIESALEKLKEAHKAGSADAIKPAMDELSKVWSEAASNLYQQPGAEAGAAPQPETNGQQESKGGDGAVNAEYEVIDGDDDKK; the protein is encoded by the coding sequence ATGGGAAAAATTATCGGAATCGACCTCGGCACCACAAACTCCTGCGTAGCGGTCATGCAGGGTACCCAGCCGACGGTCATAGAAAACTCTGAGGGCTACCGGACGACTCCGTCCATGGTCGCCTTCACCAAAACGGGCGAAAGGCTCATCGGCCAGGCTGCAAAACGCCAGGCTGTAACCAACCCGAAAAACACCATCTTTTCTATCAAGCGCTTCATGGGCCGCAAGTATGATGAAGTACCAAACGAAAAAAAGTTCGCCTCATATGACGTGGTCAACGAAGGCGGTGACGCTCGCGTGAAAATCGGCGAAAAGAGCTACTCTCCCCAGGAAATCTCGGCCATGATTCTGCAGAAGATGAAGCAGACGGCAGAAGACTTCCTCGGCGAAAAGGTCACCGAAGCCGTTATTACCGTACCGGCATACTTCAACGACGCCCAGCGTCAGGCAACCAAGGACGCGGGAAAAATTGCCGGCCTTGAAGTCAAGCGCATCATCAACGAGCCGACCGCCGCAGCGCTGGCTTACGGCCTCGACAAGAAAAAGGAGAATGAGAAAGTGGCCGTCTTCGACCTTGGCGGCGGTACGTTTGACATCTCGATTCTCGAACTCGGCGATGGCGTGTTCGAGGTGAAATCGACCGATGGTGACACCCACCTCGGCGGTGACGACTTCGACCAGGTGATCATCGACTATCTGGCCGACGAGTTCAAGAAGCAGGAAGGCATTGATCTCCGCAAGGACGCTATCGCTCTCCAGCGCCTGAAAGAGGCTGCCGAAAAGGCCAAGATCGAGCTGTCGTCTCGCACCGATACCGAGATCAACCTTCCGTTCATCACCGCAACCCAGGAAGGCCCGAAACACCTGGTCATCAACCTGACCCGCGCCAAGTTTGAGGCTATGAGCGCAACGCTGTTCGACAAGGTGCTTGAACCTTGCCGCCGCGCACTCAAAAACTCGAAACTCGACATGAAGGAGATCGACGAGGTCGTGCTGGTCGGTGGTTCAAGCCGTATCCCGAAGGTGCAGGCTCTCGTGAAGGAGTTCTTCGGCAAGGAGCCCAACAAGAGCGTGAACCCTGACGAGGTGGTCGCCATCGGCGCAGCTATCCAGGGCGGCGTGCTTCAGGGCGACGTCACCGACGTGCTCCTGCTCGACGTCACCCCGCTGTCGCTCGGTATCGAAACCCTCGGCGGCGTCATGACCAAGCTGATCGAGGCTAACAGCACCATTCCGACCCGCAAGCAGGAGACCTTCTCCACGGCTGCAGACAACCAGACTTCGGTTGAGGTGCACGTGCTGCAGGGTGAGCGCCCGATGGCCAGCGACAATAAAACGCTCGGCAGGTTCCACCTCGGCGATATTCCGCCGGCACCGCGCGGTATCCCGCAGATCGAGGTGACCTTCGACATCGACGCCAACGGCATCCTGAACGTGTCGGCCAAAGACAAAGCCACCGGCAAGGAGCAGAGCATCAAGATCGAGGCCAGCGGCAAGCTCACGGAGGCTGAAATCGAAAAGATGAAAGAGGACGCAAAGGCACACGCCGACGAGGACCAGAAGCGCAAGGAAGAGATCGATCTCAAGAACTCTGCTGACTCGCTCATTTTCAGCACCGAAAAACAGCTCAGCGAGCTTGGCGACAAACTTCCGGCTGACAAAAAAGCCGAGATCGAAAGTGCGCTCGAAAAGCTGAAGGAAGCCCACAAGGCTGGCAGTGCCGATGCCATCAAGCCTGCCATGGACGAGCTGAGCAAGGTCTGGAGCGAAGCAGCCTCGAACCTCTACCAGCAGCCTGGCGCAGAAGCAGGCGCTGCTCCGCAGCCTGAAACCAACGGCCAGCAGGAAAGCAAAGGCGGCGACGGTGCCGTCAACGCCGAATACGAAGTCATCGACGGCGACGACGACAAGAAGTAA
- a CDS encoding Hsp20/alpha crystallin family protein, which produces MLMKIAKDPMRLFDDIWSGNQMAATPSFKVDISEDEHAFHLDAELPGIAKENIALNIEDDVLTIKAERTQQEEQKKKDYHRIERTYGSFSRSFNIGELIDQDNIGANFDNGVLHVTLPKTQPVSKTKEISIS; this is translated from the coding sequence ATGTTGATGAAAATAGCCAAAGACCCGATGAGGCTTTTTGACGATATCTGGAGCGGCAACCAGATGGCTGCCACCCCCTCATTCAAGGTCGATATTTCTGAAGACGAACATGCATTTCATCTTGATGCGGAACTGCCCGGCATTGCAAAAGAGAATATCGCGCTCAACATCGAGGACGACGTGCTGACCATCAAGGCAGAACGCACCCAGCAGGAGGAGCAGAAGAAAAAGGATTACCACAGAATCGAAAGGACCTATGGCTCCTTCTCACGCAGTTTCAATATCGGCGAGCTGATCGATCAGGACAACATCGGCGCAAACTTTGACAACGGCGTGCTGCATGTCACCCTGCCGAAAACCCAGCCGGTCAGCAAGACAAAAGAAATCTCAATCAGTTAA
- a CDS encoding ArsR/SmtB family transcription factor has translation MSKKITLTEEEVKKWHFNMPDEMLEAVSNRFKLLSEPMRLKILRTLCDRERTVQEIVKEVGASQANISKHLALMHDNGVVNRRKEGLKCYYRISDDSIVYACFLISKSVVENLQDRLSWIQKVNSNLTSS, from the coding sequence ATGAGTAAAAAGATTACCTTAACCGAAGAAGAAGTAAAAAAATGGCATTTCAATATGCCGGACGAGATGCTTGAGGCTGTATCAAACCGGTTCAAGCTTCTGTCTGAACCGATGCGCCTGAAAATTCTCAGAACCCTCTGTGATAGAGAACGCACCGTTCAGGAGATTGTCAAGGAGGTCGGTGCAAGCCAGGCTAATATCTCGAAGCATCTGGCGCTCATGCACGACAATGGCGTTGTCAACCGCAGAAAAGAGGGCCTGAAATGTTATTACAGGATTTCAGATGACAGCATTGTCTACGCCTGTTTCCTCATTTCGAAAAGTGTTGTTGAAAACCTTCAGGACAGGCTGAGCTGGATTCAGAAAGTGAACTCCAACCTGACCTCTTCCTGA
- a CDS encoding anti-sigma factor family protein, translating into MQETTATTPILASKKLLVPSNQLTVMNCNKAKVLMSAAIDEELTSKEEAELNQHLAMCPECRAYFQDAKKTKIIIKERIVRVKAPQNLVESIVRMTNITST; encoded by the coding sequence ATGCAAGAAACCACGGCTACAACACCGATTCTGGCGAGTAAAAAGCTATTAGTACCATCAAATCAGTTGACTGTCATGAATTGCAACAAAGCAAAGGTGCTCATGAGCGCTGCTATAGACGAAGAACTCACCTCCAAAGAAGAGGCTGAACTCAACCAGCACCTTGCCATGTGTCCTGAATGTCGCGCCTATTTTCAGGATGCAAAAAAGACCAAGATCATCATCAAGGAAAGAATCGTACGTGTGAAAGCGCCACAAAACCTTGTTGAGTCGATCGTGAGAATGACAAACATCACCTCTACCTGA
- a CDS encoding sigma-70 family RNA polymerase sigma factor produces MKENKPVLSAKEQLKQKEFQEEAVTHINSLYNYALHLTMNPSDAQDLVQETYLKAYKFFDSFERGTNCKAWLFKILKNNYINKFRKNAREPGKVDYDLIKDFYHTIKDVQRDTTETDSDFFHSLLHEEVYQALQSLPEEFREVIQLCDIEGFTYEEIANMVESPIGTVRSRLYRGRKLLRAKLEDYARNHGYNTDSGE; encoded by the coding sequence ATGAAAGAGAATAAACCAGTGCTCTCCGCAAAGGAACAGCTCAAGCAGAAGGAATTCCAGGAGGAAGCTGTTACCCATATCAACTCACTGTACAACTACGCGCTGCACCTGACGATGAACCCCAGCGACGCACAGGATCTGGTGCAGGAAACCTACCTGAAAGCTTATAAATTTTTTGATTCGTTTGAGCGGGGAACAAACTGCAAAGCGTGGTTGTTCAAGATCCTGAAAAACAACTACATTAACAAATTTCGTAAGAACGCCAGGGAGCCCGGTAAAGTCGATTACGACCTGATCAAGGATTTTTACCATACGATCAAGGACGTGCAGCGCGACACCACTGAAACCGACTCGGATTTTTTCCACTCCCTGCTGCATGAAGAGGTTTATCAGGCGTTGCAGTCATTGCCGGAAGAGTTCAGGGAAGTCATACAGTTGTGCGATATTGAGGGATTCACCTATGAAGAGATCGCTAATATGGTCGAGAGCCCGATTGGAACGGTACGATCTCGTTTGTACAGAGGAAGAAAGCTGTTACGCGCCAAATTAGAAGATTATGCAAGAAACCACGGCTACAACACCGATTCTGGCGAGTAA
- a CDS encoding FAD-dependent oxidoreductase encodes MSETLDVIVIGAGIGGLTSAALLQERGFKTIVFEKNAFPGGSCSAFRKGGYTFDAGASVFYGFNEDDSVGTLNLHARIFRKLGVSLETVPDPVQIHYHMPAGFEVPAWYDRRRFLDVLIRRFPHEKEGIVKFYDALESVYDILSSLPAGSLEDVMHLAGVGAKHPLKTMALGVKTLYSMGGTARRFISDPELLRFIDLESYSWAVQDASSTPLVNAGICLADRHHGGINYPIGGSGAIPDALVKGYEKYGGSVRYRSEVKSVIVENGAAVGVRLADGSEVRARAVVSNATVWDTFNRLVDDSRLRVPEDRFIKAPSWFQIWLGVDGSIVPNDFHMHHIIVDDWAKYDKLGGTIYFSAPSVLDPSLAPEGKHALHLFVTAETSQWEQYERQSPEYRNAKEEFARSVIARAESILPGLQKGVELMVTATPQTHVRYLNRRDGSYGPLLKPGQNVLLKPQNRTPVKNLFSAGDSTFPGQGVIAVTYSGVSCASYIARQFGKPLDYL; translated from the coding sequence ATGTCGGAAACGTTAGATGTTATTGTCATCGGAGCGGGAATCGGCGGCTTGACGTCTGCCGCATTGCTTCAGGAACGGGGGTTCAAGACGATTGTGTTCGAGAAGAACGCGTTTCCCGGCGGGAGCTGCTCGGCGTTCAGAAAAGGGGGATATACCTTTGACGCTGGAGCTTCCGTTTTTTACGGGTTTAATGAGGATGATTCGGTGGGAACGCTGAACCTTCACGCACGCATTTTTCGCAAGCTGGGTGTTTCGCTTGAAACGGTTCCCGATCCGGTGCAGATTCACTATCACATGCCGGCGGGTTTCGAAGTTCCCGCATGGTATGACCGACGCCGTTTTCTCGACGTGCTGATCCGGCGCTTTCCGCACGAAAAGGAGGGAATTGTCAAATTTTACGATGCGCTTGAGTCGGTGTACGATATTCTGAGTTCACTTCCGGCGGGATCGCTGGAGGATGTGATGCACCTTGCTGGTGTCGGAGCGAAGCATCCTCTTAAAACGATGGCGCTTGGAGTCAAAACTTTATACTCGATGGGGGGAACGGCGCGTCGTTTTATCAGTGATCCCGAACTGCTTCGCTTCATCGATCTCGAATCCTACTCCTGGGCGGTGCAGGACGCCTCTTCAACACCGCTGGTCAATGCGGGCATCTGCCTGGCCGACCGCCATCACGGTGGCATCAACTATCCCATCGGCGGTTCGGGAGCCATTCCCGATGCGCTGGTCAAAGGCTATGAAAAGTACGGTGGTTCGGTGAGGTATCGCTCCGAGGTCAAGAGCGTGATTGTCGAGAACGGCGCGGCTGTCGGCGTGCGGCTGGCGGATGGCAGCGAGGTGCGGGCGCGAGCGGTCGTCAGCAACGCAACGGTGTGGGATACCTTCAATCGTCTGGTGGATGATTCCAGGCTCCGGGTGCCGGAAGATCGCTTCATCAAGGCTCCGAGCTGGTTTCAGATCTGGTTGGGCGTCGATGGTTCCATTGTTCCGAATGACTTCCACATGCACCACATCATTGTGGACGACTGGGCGAAGTACGACAAGCTCGGCGGCACGATCTACTTTTCGGCTCCGTCGGTGCTCGATCCGTCGCTTGCTCCTGAGGGCAAACATGCGCTGCATCTGTTCGTTACCGCCGAGACCTCGCAGTGGGAGCAGTACGAGCGTCAGAGCCCGGAGTATCGGAATGCCAAAGAGGAGTTTGCTCGCTCGGTCATCGCTCGCGCCGAGAGCATTCTGCCCGGATTGCAGAAGGGCGTGGAGCTGATGGTGACTGCCACGCCGCAGACCCACGTCCGGTATCTCAATCGTCGTGACGGTTCGTACGGCCCGCTGCTCAAGCCGGGTCAGAACGTGCTGCTCAAGCCACAGAATCGTACGCCGGTGAAGAATCTTTTCTCCGCCGGCGACAGCACTTTTCCCGGACAGGGAGTTATCGCCGTGACCTATTCGGGCGTTTCGTGTGCCTCCTACATCGCACGGCAATTTGGCAAGCCGCTTGACTATTTGTGA
- a CDS encoding alanine dehydrogenase: MGYSSDLGTLEFELGVKTLERWLIKPEKTMSIAIAIPRERAQDERRVALSPAGAQILTEQGIRVIIESKAGIFCNFHDHDYAEAGAVIASSPEELYEEANVIVKVSPPQPEEMALFQPGQILISAVHLGTVTHQMLKTLSDKNITAIGFEFIETRDGELPIVRTLSEIAGSLAIQTAAKYLETGYGGSGILLGGIAGVPPAHVTIIGAGTVGLFAAQDALGLGAQVTVIDKEINRLRRFEAFFNRHLVTAIANDHYIAELARISDVMIGALSPKQKLSKPLVSEQVVKTMKPGSVIIDVSIDQSPCFGTSRHTTHTNPIYVKHGVTHYCVPNIPSAVAKTATYALTNTLLPFLQKLKEHQTIAEILWKSHSLRKGAYLYKGYVTKKVLAELTGFPFREIDMLLASASE; encoded by the coding sequence ATGGGCTATTCATCCGACCTGGGAACGCTCGAATTTGAACTCGGAGTAAAAACGCTCGAACGCTGGCTGATCAAGCCGGAAAAAACGATGAGCATCGCCATCGCCATTCCACGAGAGCGAGCACAGGATGAACGGAGGGTTGCGCTTTCACCGGCAGGTGCACAGATTCTGACCGAACAGGGCATCAGGGTCATCATCGAAAGCAAGGCGGGCATTTTCTGCAACTTTCATGACCACGACTACGCCGAAGCCGGAGCAGTGATCGCCTCGTCGCCTGAAGAGTTGTACGAAGAAGCGAACGTCATCGTCAAGGTTTCGCCGCCGCAGCCGGAGGAGATGGCGCTGTTCCAGCCAGGACAGATTCTGATTTCGGCAGTGCATCTTGGTACGGTCACTCACCAGATGCTCAAGACGCTGAGCGACAAGAACATCACGGCGATCGGCTTCGAGTTCATCGAAACGCGGGACGGCGAACTGCCCATCGTGCGGACGCTGAGCGAAATCGCAGGCTCCCTCGCCATCCAAACCGCGGCAAAATATCTCGAAACCGGCTATGGCGGCAGCGGCATTCTGCTTGGCGGCATCGCGGGCGTCCCCCCCGCTCACGTCACCATCATCGGAGCCGGAACGGTCGGCCTGTTCGCTGCGCAGGACGCGCTTGGTCTCGGTGCGCAGGTGACGGTTATCGACAAGGAGATCAACCGGTTACGCCGGTTCGAAGCGTTTTTCAACCGGCATCTGGTGACGGCTATTGCCAACGACCACTACATCGCCGAGCTTGCCCGCATTTCGGATGTAATGATCGGTGCACTCAGTCCGAAGCAGAAACTGAGCAAACCGCTGGTGAGTGAACAGGTGGTCAAAACCATGAAGCCCGGGTCGGTCATCATCGACGTCTCCATCGACCAGAGCCCCTGCTTCGGCACCAGCAGACATACGACGCACACCAACCCGATTTACGTCAAGCACGGCGTCACCCACTACTGCGTGCCGAACATCCCGTCAGCCGTTGCCAAAACCGCAACCTACGCCCTGACCAACACGCTGCTTCCATTCCTCCAGAAACTAAAAGAGCACCAGACCATCGCCGAAATCCTCTGGAAAAGTCATAGCCTCAGAAAAGGCGCCTACCTTTACAAAGGCTACGTCACAAAAAAAGTCCTCGCTGAACTGACCGGTTTTCCCTTCCGAGAAATCGACATGTTGCTCGCCTCCGCCTCGGAGTAA
- a CDS encoding 2Fe-2S iron-sulfur cluster-binding protein translates to MTIYINDKPCEAQVGDLLLNTAKNNKAHIGYICGGNAICQSCFVYVLEGADCLSQPGEDEKAFISDKLFAEGGRLACRTTIIKEGTVRVLTRAEKFRRTVLGLNVPGFITYAQTIGYNVTTMLPSGVSSIVSRVQSGRLNPVDSLGKIAAGLGPASLLAMNNFVETFPFMQMPLDLAGNAAKGALNAASGVLCTVSGGRFHLPGSTCPSHGPQETIERVPIKSK, encoded by the coding sequence ATGACTATCTACATCAACGACAAACCGTGTGAAGCGCAGGTCGGTGATCTGCTGCTCAATACCGCCAAGAACAACAAGGCCCATATCGGCTACATCTGCGGCGGCAACGCGATCTGCCAAAGCTGCTTCGTTTATGTGCTCGAAGGAGCCGATTGCCTTTCCCAGCCAGGCGAAGACGAAAAAGCCTTCATTTCCGACAAGCTTTTCGCTGAGGGTGGACGACTCGCCTGCCGCACCACCATCATCAAAGAGGGCACTGTGAGGGTGCTCACCAGAGCTGAAAAATTCAGAAGAACAGTACTCGGCTTGAACGTACCGGGCTTCATCACCTACGCGCAGACCATCGGCTACAACGTAACAACGATGCTTCCGTCGGGCGTCTCGAGCATCGTGTCGAGAGTGCAGTCCGGACGACTCAACCCGGTTGATTCTCTCGGCAAGATCGCCGCCGGACTCGGCCCGGCTTCGCTGCTGGCGATGAACAATTTCGTCGAGACGTTCCCGTTCATGCAGATGCCGCTCGATTTGGCCGGCAACGCTGCCAAAGGTGCACTCAACGCGGCTTCAGGTGTGCTCTGCACGGTCAGCGGCGGACGCTTCCACCTGCCCGGCTCGACCTGCCCGTCCCATGGGCCGCAGGAAACCATCGAACGGGTGCCGATCAAATCGAAGTAA
- a CDS encoding 2Fe-2S iron-sulfur cluster-binding protein has product MNIVINDRECQAQTGDRLLDVARANHSHIGYFCGGNAICQTCYVKILEGAELLSPMSDAEKAMLSDTLVKEGTRMACQATIEKPGKITLLTTVEEAKRMTLTNPTQLPAYMGKMGWESAVKFRDTIAFQAQRETTGHPIEPVELLIDVVKGIGDAIQLVIDAVQSAFGLARPEAKPEAAKTNGEARCDVTAVDGTVACVNAHGKLATPEALKVHEHSGAACN; this is encoded by the coding sequence ATGAACATCGTCATAAATGATAGAGAATGCCAGGCCCAAACCGGGGATAGATTGCTTGATGTGGCGCGAGCCAATCACAGCCATATTGGATATTTCTGCGGCGGCAACGCCATCTGCCAGACCTGTTATGTGAAGATACTTGAAGGTGCCGAACTGCTCTCACCGATGAGCGACGCTGAAAAAGCGATGCTGTCCGACACGCTCGTCAAGGAGGGCACAAGAATGGCCTGCCAGGCAACCATAGAGAAACCGGGCAAGATCACCCTGCTGACGACCGTCGAAGAAGCCAAGCGGATGACCCTGACCAATCCGACCCAGCTTCCGGCGTACATGGGTAAAATGGGTTGGGAGTCTGCGGTCAAGTTCCGTGACACCATCGCCTTTCAGGCGCAGCGAGAAACAACCGGGCACCCGATCGAGCCTGTCGAGCTGCTCATCGATGTGGTCAAAGGAATCGGTGATGCCATTCAGCTGGTGATCGACGCAGTACAATCTGCTTTTGGCCTGGCCCGTCCGGAAGCAAAGCCGGAAGCCGCAAAGACAAACGGCGAGGCCCGTTGCGACGTCACGGCTGTGGATGGTACAGTAGCATGCGTCAACGCTCACGGCAAACTTGCGACCCCCGAAGCACTCAAAGTGCACGAACACAGCGGCGCGGCCTGCAACTGA